One stretch of Sulfuricystis multivorans DNA includes these proteins:
- a CDS encoding heavy metal response regulator transcription factor, with product MKILVVEDEPKTGTYLKQGLDEAGFVVDLSTNGLDGLHQALSEAYDLAILDVMLPGIDGWQVLQGIRRAGKEMPVLFLTARDQVDDRVKGLELGADDYLVKPFAFSELLARVRTLLRRGGKSKESEFLRAADLELDLLRRRVSRAGKRIDLTAKEFALLELLLRRQGEVLPRSLIASQVWDMNFNSDTNVIEVAIKRLRLKIDEGFEPKLIRTVRGMGYVLEVAD from the coding sequence ATGAAGATTCTGGTCGTGGAAGACGAACCCAAAACGGGAACCTATTTGAAACAGGGTCTGGACGAAGCCGGCTTCGTCGTTGATTTATCCACCAACGGCCTTGATGGACTGCATCAAGCGCTGAGCGAAGCCTACGACCTGGCCATCCTCGACGTCATGCTGCCGGGCATCGACGGCTGGCAGGTGTTGCAGGGCATACGGCGAGCCGGCAAGGAGATGCCCGTGCTCTTCCTGACCGCACGTGATCAGGTGGACGATCGGGTCAAGGGACTGGAATTGGGGGCGGACGACTATCTGGTGAAGCCGTTTGCCTTTTCCGAACTGCTGGCCCGCGTGCGTACCCTGCTGCGGCGCGGCGGCAAGTCGAAGGAATCCGAGTTTCTGCGCGCTGCCGATCTCGAGCTCGACCTCCTGCGCCGGCGTGTCAGCCGCGCCGGCAAACGCATTGACCTGACCGCCAAGGAGTTTGCCCTGTTGGAGTTGCTGCTGCGCCGGCAGGGCGAAGTGCTGCCACGCTCGCTGATCGCCTCCCAGGTCTGGGACATGAATTTCAACAGCGACACCAACGTCATCGAGGTGGCGATCAAGCGCCTGCGGCTCAAGATCGACGAAGGCTTCGAGCCCAAGCTGATCCGAACGGTGCGCGGCATGGGCTATGTGCTGGAGGTGGCGGATTGA
- a CDS encoding heavy metal sensor histidine kinase: MTTRQGPSLTLRLTLSFALASVLVLFLLGLIIGDAVEKHFEEQDIELLSGKMELVRHILARSKGPWPNPTVTQELDDALTGHHGLAVTIRAADGRIVFTNDMRAFPSDLSKAGAAEGGRPVKWIAGNGLPMRGIVASAETAEDGTMLTVGIATEIDHHEHFMKSFRHTLWSFVATAALVMGMLGWFVAQRGLSPLKAIKQRAAAITANNLHFRLPSEAIPRELAELTDTLNGMLSRLEESFQRLADFSSNLAHELRTPISNLLTQTQVMLSRARSADEYCDVLASNAEEFERLSRMISDMLFLAKADNNQIIPNLEPVDLAEEVHSLLEYYEILAEEKRLHLSVSGNGVVNGDRLMLRRAISNLLSNAIRHTPEDGSIAIRIHDSDQERVGLSVENSGPAIPPEHLERLFDRFYRADSARNRTTEGAGLGLAITRSILRAHGGDVHVTSADQSTRFMLLMPAKSGE; this comes from the coding sequence TTGACGACGCGGCAAGGCCCCTCCCTCACGCTTCGCCTGACGCTGTCGTTCGCGCTGGCCTCGGTGCTGGTCCTCTTCCTGCTCGGGCTGATCATCGGCGATGCCGTGGAAAAGCATTTCGAGGAACAGGACATCGAACTGCTTTCGGGCAAGATGGAACTCGTCCGGCACATCCTCGCTCGATCGAAGGGGCCTTGGCCGAATCCAACGGTGACCCAAGAACTGGATGATGCCTTGACCGGACATCACGGACTGGCCGTCACCATTCGGGCAGCGGATGGCCGGATCGTTTTCACGAACGACATGCGCGCTTTTCCGTCCGATCTCTCGAAGGCCGGAGCAGCCGAAGGCGGGCGGCCCGTCAAATGGATTGCCGGCAACGGTCTGCCCATGCGTGGCATCGTGGCTTCTGCCGAGACGGCCGAGGACGGGACCATGCTTACCGTTGGAATTGCTACCGAGATCGACCATCACGAACATTTCATGAAATCGTTTCGGCACACCTTGTGGTCATTCGTAGCAACGGCAGCCCTCGTCATGGGCATGCTCGGATGGTTCGTCGCCCAACGTGGCCTGTCTCCATTGAAGGCAATCAAGCAGCGGGCAGCGGCGATCACCGCAAATAACTTGCACTTTCGTCTGCCCTCCGAGGCGATTCCCCGAGAACTGGCCGAGCTGACCGATACGCTGAACGGCATGCTCTCCAGGTTGGAAGAGTCTTTTCAGCGGCTCGCCGACTTTTCCTCGAACCTCGCACATGAGCTGCGTACGCCGATCAGCAATCTCCTCACGCAGACCCAGGTCATGCTTTCGAGGGCGCGTTCAGCCGACGAATACTGCGACGTGCTGGCCTCCAACGCCGAAGAGTTCGAGCGTCTGTCGCGCATGATTTCCGACATGCTTTTCCTGGCCAAGGCTGACAACAACCAGATCATTCCGAACCTCGAGCCCGTCGACCTGGCCGAAGAGGTTCACAGCCTCCTGGAATATTACGAAATCCTCGCCGAAGAAAAGCGCTTGCACCTTTCAGTGTCGGGGAATGGCGTCGTCAACGGCGATCGCTTGATGCTCCGGCGGGCAATCAGCAATCTCCTGTCCAACGCCATCCGTCATACCCCGGAGGATGGCAGTATCGCCATCCGGATCCATGACAGTGATCAGGAGCGAGTCGGTCTCAGCGTCGAAAATTCCGGTCCAGCCATTCCTCCTGAGCACCTCGAGCGTCTATTCGACCGTTTTTACCGAGCAGACAGCGCTCGGAACAGGACGACGGAGGGAGCTGGATTAGGTCTGGCGATTACCCGCTCGATTCTCCGCGCACATGGAGGGGACGTCCATGTGACTTCCGCAGACCAATCGACCCGGTTCATGTTGTTGATGCCCGCCAAATCTGGCGAGTAG
- a CDS encoding trans-sulfuration enzyme family protein, with product MKDALATRCIHAGEIDDAHGSPHTPIYTTTTFKFASTADLLDVVDGRKSGSLYTRYGLNPTIASIEQKLASLEGAEMAWAFCSGMAAEAALFLSHGRKGIVCLGDAYGGTLELISSQLPLLGIPGHFLLGNELARLDELLSQGVSLVFLETPTNPTLEIFDIHAIAKMAHAHGALVAVDNTFASPVNQNPLALGADFVVHSCTKYLGGHSDITAGALMGSKDLLMPVWNWRKNLGTAIAPEIASQLARSIRSLPVRVHAQNASAQNIAEAMAKHPKVSRVLYPGLPDFPGHALAKRQMSGFGGMLTIEVKGNGDDATRVADKLKLFALAPSLGGVESLVTQPCTTTHHGLTPEERTRRGISDAMLRLSVGLEDPADLIADLNQALG from the coding sequence ATGAAAGACGCACTGGCCACACGCTGCATCCACGCCGGAGAAATCGACGACGCACATGGGTCGCCGCATACCCCGATCTACACCACGACCACCTTCAAGTTCGCCTCAACCGCCGATCTACTTGATGTCGTGGACGGGCGGAAGTCCGGCAGCCTCTATACGCGCTATGGACTCAATCCGACCATCGCCAGTATCGAGCAGAAACTGGCCTCGCTCGAAGGTGCCGAGATGGCATGGGCCTTCTGCTCCGGCATGGCCGCCGAGGCAGCACTGTTCCTATCCCACGGCCGCAAGGGTATCGTCTGCCTCGGCGACGCCTATGGTGGCACGCTGGAACTCATTTCATCCCAACTGCCGCTTCTGGGCATCCCCGGTCATTTCCTGCTGGGCAATGAGTTGGCCCGTCTCGATGAACTGCTGTCGCAAGGCGTGAGCCTGGTGTTCCTGGAAACGCCAACCAACCCGACGCTGGAGATTTTCGACATCCATGCCATCGCCAAGATGGCCCATGCCCACGGCGCACTGGTGGCGGTGGACAATACCTTCGCCTCGCCAGTCAACCAGAACCCGCTGGCGCTCGGTGCCGATTTCGTAGTGCACTCCTGCACCAAGTATCTCGGCGGTCACTCGGACATCACGGCCGGCGCCCTGATGGGTTCCAAGGACTTGCTGATGCCGGTGTGGAACTGGCGCAAGAACCTCGGTACGGCGATTGCTCCGGAAATCGCCAGCCAGCTCGCCCGCAGCATCCGCAGCCTGCCAGTGCGCGTACATGCCCAGAACGCTTCTGCGCAAAACATTGCCGAGGCGATGGCGAAGCATCCCAAGGTCAGCCGCGTGCTCTATCCCGGCTTGCCGGACTTCCCCGGTCATGCGCTGGCGAAGAGGCAGATGAGCGGTTTCGGCGGCATGCTGACCATTGAGGTCAAAGGGAATGGCGACGATGCCACTCGTGTTGCCGACAAGCTTAAGCTCTTCGCGCTGGCGCCCAGTCTTGGCGGTGTCGAGAGTCTGGTGACCCAGCCATGTACGACGACGCACCACGGCCTGACGCCGGAGGAGCGCACGCGGCGCGGCATCTCGGATGCCATGTTGCGTCTTTCCGTGGGCCTGGAAGATCCTGCCGATCTGATTGCCGATCTGAATCAAGCACTGGGGTAA
- a CDS encoding TlpA family protein disulfide reductase has translation MTDRHCNRRHFIAALGLLAVLPSAWAQGRGMTAVPTVSPAPTLRLMDTDDKIVDLAQYKGRVVLINFWATWCPPCRKEFPSLSRVRKLFKPAEFEVIAVNVGEDPDSAFSFAGITDFPVVFDRDSKTMAAWAVKGLPTTFLVDRNGQIAYRATGGREFDDPDIVATIKQLLKP, from the coding sequence ATGACTGATCGACATTGTAACCGGCGCCATTTCATTGCCGCCCTCGGCTTGCTGGCTGTGCTGCCGTCAGCCTGGGCCCAGGGCAGGGGCATGACCGCCGTGCCCACCGTCTCGCCAGCGCCGACTTTGCGGTTGATGGATACCGACGACAAGATCGTCGATCTGGCGCAGTACAAGGGGCGCGTCGTGCTCATCAACTTCTGGGCAACCTGGTGTCCGCCCTGCCGCAAGGAGTTTCCGTCGCTGAGCCGCGTGCGCAAACTCTTCAAGCCAGCCGAATTCGAGGTCATCGCGGTCAATGTCGGCGAGGATCCGGATTCGGCCTTCTCATTCGCGGGGATTACCGACTTTCCCGTTGTGTTCGACCGTGATTCGAAGACCATGGCCGCCTGGGCGGTGAAGGGGCTGCCGACGACATTCCTGGTGGATCGCAACGGGCAGATTGCCTATCGCGCCACCGGAGGGCGCGAATTCGACGATCCCGACATTGTCGCCACCATCAAACAACTGCTGAAACCGTGA
- a CDS encoding sulfite exporter TauE/SafE family protein — MLTWALLSGVLTGLALGVFGSGGGIVVVPALIYLLHLPPKEAIAMGLGIIAITAVLSAWDHWRAGNVDLRAAATFGPLGVAGTYAGARLGATVPVTFQLGLFAVVMYVAAYRMLRKKAGNHQNTERSDRARVILLIVSGSGVGLLAGVVGVGGGFLIVPAMVLLAGIPMKRAIGTSLAVVSLNSLSGFVGYLGSVTVNYSVMGAFAGVTVLSSLTGARLARRWSGEALRQGFAWGLMIVATYIIIKSVVL, encoded by the coding sequence ATGCTGACCTGGGCTTTGCTTTCCGGTGTGTTGACAGGGCTTGCGCTGGGGGTTTTCGGCAGCGGTGGTGGCATTGTTGTGGTGCCGGCGCTGATCTACCTGCTGCACTTGCCGCCCAAGGAAGCCATCGCCATGGGCCTGGGCATTATCGCCATCACCGCCGTGCTCTCCGCCTGGGACCACTGGCGGGCAGGCAACGTAGACCTGCGGGCGGCGGCCACTTTTGGTCCGCTCGGTGTGGCTGGAACCTATGCCGGTGCCCGCTTGGGCGCCACGGTGCCGGTCACATTCCAACTCGGACTCTTTGCGGTTGTGATGTATGTCGCCGCCTATCGGATGCTTCGCAAGAAAGCGGGCAACCATCAAAACACTGAGCGCAGCGACAGGGCACGGGTGATTCTTCTCATCGTTTCCGGCAGCGGCGTGGGCCTGCTCGCGGGCGTCGTAGGTGTCGGGGGCGGATTCCTCATCGTGCCGGCCATGGTGCTGCTGGCCGGCATCCCGATGAAACGGGCGATCGGCACATCGCTGGCAGTCGTGTCGCTGAACTCGCTCAGCGGCTTCGTCGGCTACCTAGGTTCCGTGACAGTCAATTATTCGGTCATGGGCGCCTTCGCCGGGGTGACAGTCCTCTCCAGTCTGACGGGCGCTCGGCTGGCCCGTCGCTGGTCGGGTGAAGCCCTGCGGCAGGGCTTTGCCTGGGGATTGATGATCGTTGCGACCTACATCATCATCAAGAGTGTGGTTTTATGA